The genomic window ATATATTCAGCGTCTTACGACTAAAAGAACAAACCAAACCTTAAATACCCAAAGTCCTAAAAACGAACCATTAATCGCATCCAAACCTAAAATTCATCTGCGTTAATCTGCGTGCATCTGCGGTTAAAAATCCTAGCTAAAAAAAACATCATATAACTGCCGGCCAACAGCCTCAAGCGAAAAACAAGTTTCCACCCGACACCGAGCACGCTTGCCCAACTCACGTCCCCAATCAGGGCGATCCAAAACCTTAGCCAAAGCAATAGCCAGCGCCTTTGCATCCTCACGCGCTACCACCAGCCCCCCGGCAGCCTCACCGCCTTCAAAAATATTAGGCACTCCGGGCGCATCCGCAGCAACCACCGGCAGACTGCAAGCCATCGCCTCAAGCGGCGCAACCGGAAACCCTTCATGGCGTGATGGCAACGTATAAACATCAGCAGCCGAGAGATAGCGCCGAATCGCCGTGCGATCCAGCACATACTCTTCCACCCGCATAACCCCCCGCAACTGCATCGCCGCAATGCGATCACGCAGCCGGCTGGCATCGCTGCCGGTGCCCACCAGCAACAGCCGCAAATCCCTATCAGCGCGATCCCGACAAACTTTTTGCCACGCCTCCAGCAAAATATCCAACCCCTTGCGGTGGATATCGACGCGCCCATGCCACACCACCACCTGAGCATCGCTGGGGATACCAAGCGCCGCCCTCGCTTCCGTGCGATCCATCGCCTCCCACATTCCCAAATCCAAGGGGTTGAAAATTTGCACCACCTTTGCCGGCGAGATACCATAACGACTCAAAACCCGCTCTCGCTCGGTTTGCGTTGCAACAATCAAGCCGGCACAAGCCCGCAACGTCAAGGGGCGCAGCGGTTTCTCAAACCGGCTCATCTGAAAATTTCCCCCTTGAAATGTGGCAAACACCGGCAACCGCAGCCACTGCCCCAACAGCACACAAGCATCAAAGCGGGCGTACTCGTACTCTTGGCACAGAATGGCGCTACACCCCTTACGTTTTAGCTCACGGGCAAGCGAACCCAGCGGCGTCGCCAGGTAAGGCGCGGCATCTTTGAGGAGGGCAAACAGGGGATAACGAACCCCGCCCACATCGCCAAATACATCCTTAAGCGTCCATCCATAAGGCTTCAGCATCGGACACCGAACTCGGTTATAAATTTTAGGTGCCGGCAGCACGCAAATGGTGGCACCTGTCGCCTTGTGGGTGTAGCGCACCGGCTCAGTTACACGCGCCGAAATGCAAAACAGCACCGTCTGCACCCCAGCCAGCTTGAGCGCATCAATGTAGCCGAACATCCAGCCGCCGATCATTCCGTTGCAGAATCCTTCAAAGGACACGCCGATGCTGTATAAAAAGTCTTTGACAGGTCGCCTCAATGTAGCAAAGCGATGGTTTTAGATGCCATTTATCAGGGTTTTAAACTTTTAATCAAAGACCTGTTTTGCAAGTAAAAAACGATCCCGGAAAAACAGGCAGAAATTTCTCCCACTACTTGCCTAATTTTAGGAATAGAAGCTTTCAAC from Microcoleus sp. FACHB-672 includes these protein-coding regions:
- a CDS encoding glycosyltransferase family 4 protein yields the protein MRRPVKDFLYSIGVSFEGFCNGMIGGWMFGYIDALKLAGVQTVLFCISARVTEPVRYTHKATGATICVLPAPKIYNRVRCPMLKPYGWTLKDVFGDVGGVRYPLFALLKDAAPYLATPLGSLARELKRKGCSAILCQEYEYARFDACVLLGQWLRLPVFATFQGGNFQMSRFEKPLRPLTLRACAGLIVATQTERERVLSRYGISPAKVVQIFNPLDLGMWEAMDRTEARAALGIPSDAQVVVWHGRVDIHRKGLDILLEAWQKVCRDRADRDLRLLLVGTGSDASRLRDRIAAMQLRGVMRVEEYVLDRTAIRRYLSAADVYTLPSRHEGFPVAPLEAMACSLPVVAADAPGVPNIFEGGEAAGGLVVAREDAKALAIALAKVLDRPDWGRELGKRARCRVETCFSLEAVGRQLYDVFFS